From the genome of Kitasatospora azatica KCTC 9699:
CGGCGGCACCAGCGCTGTCGGTACTCACCAGCCGGCCGGGCCGGATCCATCGGCCGGCGAAAGGGTTCGTGCTGAATCGCTCTCACGGCGCCCCGACGGCTGCGGGGTCGACGACGGGCCGCCCCGTCGGTTGTCTCGGCCTCACCGTCGCGACCCGTTGCCGGTTTCCCGTGCCGAACTCTCGGGAAACCGGCCCCGCGCTGACGCGGACCTGCCGTAGCCTCACGTCCACCAGTACTGGCCACTCCCTGGGGGGAACGTGAACTCGCTCACGGCAAAGGCTCGTTTGTTACTCTCGCTGGCGCTCGCCGGGGCGCTGCTGGCCACCAGCGCCGCAACCGCGAACGCCGCCCCGGGCACCGCTTGCGCCGTCGATCCCGTTCCGGGCGGCGAGGCCACCATCACGCTGCCGGCCAGCCCCTGGGGCCACCCGCTCGTCAGCGCGGACGGCACCACCGCCTACCTCGGGGTCGGACAGGGCGACTCCGGCAACAGCCTGGAAGTGATCGACACCCAGGCCGGACAGATCACCGCCGGGGTGCAGGTCGGCAGCGACATGTGGAGCGGCCCGAAGGCGTTCAGCGCCGACGGCAAGCTGATCTACCTGGTCACCGCAGGCACCCTGAACGTCTTCGACACCACCACGAACACCGTCCGTGCCCGCATCCCGTACCCGGACCAGCCCCGCCCCGCCGGCTACCGGCCGGGCGGGACCGTGGGCCTGGCCATCAGCCCGGACGGCTCGACGCTCTACCTGGACCAGGACCAGCCCTTCGCCGACTTCCAGCCGCCCGTCGGCCAGGGCCGCATCCTCACCTTCTCCGTCGCGCAGAACGCCTTCACCGACATCACGCCCCTGCCGGCCGGGGTGGTGCAGTCGATCCTGCTCCGGCCGAACGGCAAGGACGCGTACATCACGACCCCGCAGGGCGTGCTCCACCTCGACGTCTCGGGCGCCCACCCCGCGGTGGTGCGCACCGTCACGTCGGCGGGCTTCAACGGCACCGTGAGCCTGAGCCCGGACGGCACCCGGCTGTACGCGCTGGCCGCCGGCAACCACGAGCTCGTGCTCGACCTCACCACCGACACCCAGCTCGCGGACATCGACCTGAAGACCCCGTTCGCCGTCGAAGACACGGCCATGGACCCGGACGGCACCCGCCTGTACGTCTCGGTGGACACCCAGAACCCCGGACCGACGATCTACGCCTACGACACGGCGACCAACACGCCCGTCCCCGACGAGACCGTCTCCCCCTCCGACCTGGAGCACGCGCTGGGGGTGACAGTGGGCCCGGACGGCCAAACGCTCTACGTCGCCGGCTACAACTCCTCCGACAACGCGGGCTCCTACCTGCAGATCATCAACATCTGACCGCCCGACGCAACGTGTGGCGGGCCCGGGCTGCGGGCCCGCCACACACGTTCCGCCGCCTGCCGCAGCCCGCCTGGAGCAATCAAAGGCTGCATGTCCCCTTCGACCGGGGATCCGCAGAGGACCGGCTCTGGCCCGTAGTCGATGCCAGTGGTGAGTGGCGGTGACTATGGGAGAGGGATGCGGTGGCAGAGGAAGCCGACGCCCGCCGCGCGCCGGCTCCGCCACCACACCCGGGACTCTCACCGCCCACTCGCCACCCTCGACATCACGTGATCAAAACCGGACAGATCGCTCGAACGACGCCGCCCCTGGGTGATGGCCGTCATCGCCATGACCGTCCTGCTCTGGCGCCGGACCACCGCCAACGCACCCGCGGACAAAGGCCGCCCGGACCGACCTTCGCGCCGCCGTCCCCCAGCAGCCGCACCGGGTACCGCCTCGACCTGGACACCGTCGAGGCACGCCCATCCGTCCTCGGCGGAGCCCTGATCGACGTCACCATCACCGACCCCGGTGACGACCGCCCCACCATGGCCGCTCGCGCAGTCTGGGAGATCTGGTCCGACGGTGTTCCCACGCGGCCCAACCAGTGGGCACAGTTCGACGCCGAGGGCCGGTCCGAGTGGCTGGACCTCACCCGCGTCGGCCCGTACGGGCTGCAGGGCCTCTCCGGCGGGACGTACCACCTGGACGGACAGCACGTCACCGACAGGAGCGGCTTGCTCCTGGCGCTCGGCGAAGCCTGCTCGGCCATGGCGCCAACTACGGCAGAGACCTGGACTCGGTGCAGGACTACCTAGGCGGCGGGCCCTCCGTCGTCCCCCCGTTCACCCTCGTCTGGCACCACGCTGCCATCGCCCGCCACGCCCTCGCCGGACACGTCCTGGCCCACCTCGGTGGCCTGTCCTACTTCGAGGAGACCGTGAACCTCCTGCGCGAGTACGGCGTCACCGTCGTGCTCCAGTGAGGGAGGCGACGGACAAGCGGAACCATGTCGTCGATGTCGACCTGGCTGGACGCGGTGAGGGTCTTGCCGTCGTTCGTAGCCGCCGATTCGCCCCGGACCAGCGCACGTCACCCGGGCGAGAGCGAGCCCCAACTGTAGGTGGACGCCCCGGAGGCGCCCCGTACTGCCCGCCTCGGGCCTATCGCACGGGCGGTTCGTACCGCCGCTGCTCGTCAACACCAGTTGACACGGGGACTGCTGTCTCAGGCGGGTCCGCGCGACCCTCTGCTCGTGCACGCTTTACTGGCGTGAGCGTGCCGGACGCCACGCCGTCACGGCACTCGGTTCACGGGGTGGCCAAGGTTTCTGACATCCTGTGGCCGTCCGAAGTACCAGAACCTTTGGGAAGCAAACGGAGCTTTCATGGCACACGTGCATGTTCTGCTGAACCAGAAAGGCGGCGTCGGCAAGTCGACGCTGACCGTCAACCTCGCTGCGGTGACCGCCGAGGTGATAGGGCGTAAGGCAGGGGAGAAACCACCGGTCCTCGCGGTGTCCGTCGACCCGCAGGGATCGACGGCGTGGTGGTCGAACCGGGTCGGCGACGAGCTCCCGTTCCTGTTCACCCAGGCTCACAACGACCTCGGCTCGCTGCGCAAGCTGCGAGGCATCCAGTCGGTCAAGCACATCTTCGTCGACACTCCCGGCTGGCTGGACCTGTCCGACGACGACACCACCGCCGACCCGCTGGGTGACGGCAAGGCCGCTGACATCCTGCGGGCTGTGCTCGACAACGCCGACAGCGTGATCCTGCCGATCGAGCCGGAGGCGCTCAGCTTCAAGCCGACCGTACGGACGGTGAAGCAGATCATCGAGCCGCGAGGCCTGCCGTACACCGTCGTCATCAACAACTGGGACCCGCGCGACGGCGAGGTCGATCTGAAGCAGACCCAGGAGTTCGTGGAGAAGAACGGGTTCCCGCTCGCCAAGACGGTGGTGCGGCACTACAAGATCCATGCCCGTGCCGCCGCGGAGGGACTGGTTGTCACGCAGTACAAGCCGAACCGGGCCGCGTTCGAGGCCCGCGAGGACTTCTTCCGCCTGGCGCTCGAGCTGAACCTGAGCGGGGGCAACCGATGAGCCGCCGAGTGAACCTCGCCGACATGCTCGACGGCGAGCCGCTGGACGAACCCACCCAGGCCACGCCGCGCCCTCCAGTCATCAGTGTGTCCCTGATCGCGCCCAACCCGGACAACCCGCGTGGCGCCGTCGATCTGGACGACGACGATTTCCACGAGCTCGTCCTCAGCGTGCAGGAGGTGGGCATCATCAGCCCCCTCACCGTGTGCACGACCGAAGCCTTCCTTCGGCACAACCCCGCCCACGCCGCCGCCCTCCGCGCCAGCACCTACGTCGTCGTCGCCGGGCACCGCCGCCTGGCGGCCGCACAGGAGGCGTGGCTGAAGGAAGTGCCGGCCTATGTGAACGATTCCGCCGCGGAAGACCCGCTGGTGTGGGCTGTGGCGGAGAACCTCCTGCGAGTGGGGCTGAATCCCATTCAGGAGGCCCAGGCGCTGCGGGTGCTCACCGATCCGCCCCCCGCCGGACGGGGTATGGCTCAGACCAAGGCCGCTCGTGGAATCGGCAAGACCCAGGGCTTCGTCTCGCAGCGCATCGCCCTTCTGAACCTCGACCCGGCTCTTCAGGCGAAGATCGCCTCCGGCGAGCTCGGGCTCAAGGCCGCACGGTCCTACGTCTCACTCCCCCGTGAGCAGCAGATGGCCGCCTATGAGGCGCAGGCCTCCGGCTATTACCCGGTAATGGATTCAGCGCGGGCACAGCCCTCCGAGAAGGTCGTGGCAGCCGAACCTGTGGCCGCCGCTTCGGTGCAGCCTGACCCCGAGACCTATTACCCGGTAATGGAGAGCGAGCCTTCGCCGGTACCAGATGCCCCCGCGCCGGCGCCCACGCAGGCCGCGGCTCAGCGCGCAGCGGGCGCGACCAAGGTCGCTGACGCCGCGGGTGTACCGGAGCCCCGGACAGCTCAGGGCACCAATGCGGTACGGGATGTCGACTGGCACGACGTCCCGGCGTTCGCCGACGCCATCCGCCGCGTCCTGACCCAGGATCAGATAGGAGAACTCGCCGAAGCGCTCATCAACAACCTCGGCGGCTGACCTATTACCGGGTAATACCGGTCCCTGAGGCTCCAGGCTGAGCAGCAGCCCAGACACCTCCCGAGCACCCTACGAAGAGAGCCCCGTACACCTAGGTGTACGGGGCTCTCTTCGTAGGGTGCTCGGCTCAGCGGCGGCGCAGCAGACGCCGACCGGCGTGACGGGCTTCGGTGAGGAAGCAGCCGCCGCCAAGACGCGGGGCGGGCGGTGGCCGATCACGGCCTCGGTGCTGCCCGTGTACCAGCAGACGCTGGGTACATGGGCCTTCGTCGTAGGAAGCCTGGCGGTGCGGCAGGTGCAGCACGCCCAACGCTGAGCGGGCGTACAAGCCGCTTGCCCCGGCCGCCGTGAAAGCTGCCGCCGACATCGACTCGGCCGCTCTCAGCGGGTATCTGGACAGCCTCGAAGCGGAGATCGGCCGCGTGCAGACCCGCATCACTGAGGCACGCAAGCTGATCCCGGTCGACGCCGAGGTGGTCGAGTAGCCAGCCTCGGGTCGAGGTAAGAAATTCTGACCTCGCCCGAAAACACAGAAGGGCCCGGCCCTTCTGGCTTCGAAACCAGAGGGGCCGGGCCCTTCGCTGTGCGGGTCAGGCCGGAACGCGGCCGTCAGCACGGTCCAGACCGATGGCTCGGGTGACGATGGGGAGAGTGCCGGTCCAGTCGCCGTCGAAGTGCACGGCCTTGTCGCAGATGTAGCAGGCCGCGCCGAGCTTGAGGTTGGTGACCAGGATTTCGCCCCGCTCGGTCCAGTAGGCCCGGTCGGGGTCGTCGTTGACCCGGGTCGCCAGGCCACTGTGCCGGGTGACCCATCGGGCGACGGCTTCGTGGAATCGGCGGTGTCGGGCGGTGTAGACGAAGACGGCGCGGTGGGCGGCGAGCAGGCGCAGGGCCTCGATGGCGCCGGGGATCGGCTCGCCGTACACCTGGCCGTCCATCCACCCCCGGTCGACCAGCATGAGGGTCTCGTCGAAGTCCACGCCGACGGCTTGGCTGCTCGGGCTGTCGGGGCTGGGGGCGATGACGCGGCGCACGTGGTCCTCCGTCAGGTCAGCGGGCTACAGGCAGGTGAGCTGGTTCGGGTCCGGCTGCTCGGGGGTGTCGTCTTGGGTGCGCGCCTCCGCGCACGAGGGTGCCATCCGGCATCGCCACCTGGCCGCGCAGACCGAACAGGCCTGGTGCCTGACCCTGCTGACCAACGCCGTGGTGACCTGGACGACCGAGTACTACGGGCTGGCCATCGCGCAGATGCGGGCCGAGGGCCGGGCCGTCGACGACGAACTGCTCGCCCACATCTCCCCGGCCCACAGCGAGAACGTGAACTTCTTCGGCACGATCAACGTCGAGGTCGACACCGAGCTCGCCAAGCTCGACCCGGCCGGCTACCGGCCGCTGCGGCCCCGACGCCGCGAGCGGCCCTAACGCCACGGGCTCGCCTGTGTCCGGTCTCTGTATGCAAGGGCGGTGCAGAGCAGGGGTGTTGCTGCGATCGTGGTGGTGGACACGGACAGTCGGCGGGGTGGGGGCGGTATGGGACGGAACCTCAGGTGGGCGGTGGCGGGGATCGTAACGCTCCTGGCTTTCGCCGTGCCGGTGTGGCTGTGCGGGGCGGTGGTGCTGCCGTCACTGCTGAAGGACCCCGCGATCCGCTGGCCACTGGCCTCCACACTGGGCGCGGCGCTGGCCGCGCTGGCGGCCGTGTGGGGTCAGGGCTTCGCCACCAGCGGCCAGGGGACGACCGGGCAGACGCCGTCCGCCCCCTCGGTGCAGGCCACGCCAGCGCGCGCCGTGGCCATCGGCGGGAACAACCAGGGCGCCATCTCCACCGGCGACGCTCTTGTGCCCGCCCAGCCCACCCCCGCCGGGCCCGCCACCGCACAACCCCCCGCCCCGCCGGCCTCACCGCCGCAGACGGCGTCCGCGTCCGGGGAGCGTTCGATCACCATCGGCGGGGACAACTCCGGCTCGCTCTCCACCGGTGACCAGCCCGGCAGCGCGCACCCGTGAGGTGGCCGTTTCGCCGCGGCAGCGAACAGCCGCCTTTACCCACCGCCGGACCTGGTACGCGGGTGGAGGCGGGGGGCGAGCGGGCCGCTGTGATCGGCGGGGACAACTACGCCCCCGTGCTGACCGGGGACAACTCCCGGGCGGTGTCCCTGCCGCCCGAGGCGCTGCGGCCGCCCGCCGAGGTGGCGGCCCCGGCCGGGCTGGACACCCTGGCGGTGCGCCCGGGCCTGTTCGTCGGCCGCACCCGCGAGCTGGAGCGCCTGGACATCCTGGACGAGACCGAAGCCCTGGACCTGCTCACCCGCATCGCCACCACCACCGGCCCCCGAGACCTGGACGGCGCCGCCGAACTGTGCGCCCGGCTCGGCCACCTGCCCCTGGCCGTCGAACAGGCCGGCGCCTACCTGGCGCAGAGCCCCCTCACCACGCCTCGCGCCTACCTCGACCTGCTCGACCAGTACCCGGCGGCGATGTACCGCGCCGGCGCCGTCGCCACCATGCCCGAGCGCACCATCGCCCAGATCTGGCGCATCACCCTGGACCGCATCCCCGACCGCGAGCCCCTGGCGGCGGACGTGCTGCGACTCCTGGCCTGGTACGCGCCCGACCAGATCCCCGCCACCCTCCTGGACGGCCTGGCCGACCCGCCCGCGCTGCAGGCCGCGCTCGGCCTCCTGACGGCCTACAGCGTGACCGCCGCTGACCCCGCCACCGCAACCCTGGCCGTCCACCGGCTCGTCCAGGCCCTCGCCCGCACCCCCGACCCCCACGACCCCTATCGCGCCCCCCAACTCATCGACCAGGCCCGCGACCAGGCCACCACCCACCTGCACACCGCTGTACCAGACAACCTGGGACGACCCCGAAACCTGGCCCGCCTGGCGCGCACTGCTGCCCCACATCGACGCTCTCACCGACCACGCACCCCCCGACACCGATAGCGCCACCACCGCGGACCTGCTCAACCACACCGGGCTCTTTCTCAACGACCAGGGCCAACTCGCCCGCGCGACCAGCCGCTGTACGAGCAGACCCTGACCGATACCGAGCGGGTGCTGGGCGCCGACCACCCGCTGACTGGCAAAGTCCGCAACAACCTTGCCTCCGCCCTCGCCGACCCGGAGGGCGAGTCCGGACGGTTCTGATCACCAGTCTCACAAGCATGGATCTGACACCGAGGCGTGACCGTCATCCGGCGATCACGTCGCCGCAGGTCTGCCTGTGTCAAAACCTGGTGTCACAACGGTGTGTCAGAAGCCCCGCCACAGCTCTAGATTCTGGGACAGTGGTGTGCATGGATCTTGCGTACTGCCGTGTCAGCACCACCGCCCAGGACCTCACCCGGCAGATCGACGCCATGCGCGCCGCTGGCATCGACGAGGACCACATCTACGTCGACAAGCGCACCGGCGCGAACATGGATCGCGACGGTCTGACCGCCCTGCTCGGCTTTGCCCGGCCCGGTGACCGGATCAACGTGCTCACCCTGGACCGTCTGGGCCGCAACATGCGCGAGACCCTCAACCTCGTCCATGACCTCACCGAGCACGACATTTTCCTGCGCACCCTCGGCGACAAGCTCGCCGTGGACACCAGCGACCCCGGCCCTGGCACCGATATGGCCATCGCCCTACTGGCGATGTTCGCGCAGATGGAACGGATCTACATGCTGGAGCGCGCCGCCGGTGCCCGCGCCGCCAAGGAAGCCCGCGGCCTGCCCACCGGACGCCCCGCCAAGCTGAACGCCACCACGCGCGCCGGAGCCGCCCAGCGGATCAAGGGCGGCGCGATCCCCGAACAGGTCGCCGCCGACCTCGGGGTGAGCCGCTCCACGCTGTACCGAGAGCTGCGCAAGCACCGCGAGGGCGCCACCGCTGATCACGTCGGGCGGGAAGGCTGACCAGCGGGCCAAGCCGCATTCCTGCTGGTCAGCGATATCCGTTGTTTTCGCGGCCATCGCTACCGGGACCCCATCTGCAGCGCCGGCTCGCGGCGCTGCAGTGCGGTTCCCCCTCCAGGCTCAAGCTCCTGGCGACATTCGCTGGCGGTCGAGAGCTGGAGGCGGCGCTCCATCGACTGCTTGCGCCCCGCCGTCTGGAGGGGGAATGGTTCGACCTCTCTGACGATGACCCCGTTGAGCTGGTATCCGGTCTCGTAAGACAGATCAACACCGGGACGCTGCCGCAGCAGGCGGTCGCGCTCGTTTCCCGCCCGTTCAAACTCGCGATCTGCGGGTGTGGGCATCGGGCTCAGAACCACGGCTACCGCAGCATCACAGTCGGCGGCAGCTTGATGACCTGCGGCACCGATGTCGCCTACTCCGCCGACAACGCGGATTGGCCCTGCCGGTGTGTCGGCTACGACGGCCCCGGAGGCGAAACAGCGGTACCCCAGCGGACGACGACCGATCTACCGCCCTCTCGCTACTCCGTCGCAGAGCGCCTCGCCGACGGCAGCTGGGGACCAGACCGCCCCTCTACCAAGACCCTGCGGGGCCCTGATGAGTTCGGTAGCGGCGGTTCTGCCGCTCAGTCAGCCTGTCCCGGTGTCAGTTCGACACGGAGGGTGGGGACGTGCGTGCGCGGTGCTGTGGGGGAGTAGTCTGGTGGCGCACTTGATCGGCACAAAAAAATTCGCCGCCCGGACCGGCAAGTCCGAGCGGCGTCGAATTTGGGAGCCGCGCCCCCGGCAAGGGGCCAGCTCCCGCGGTCCAGAAAAGGTGGACATGATGCAGCGTACCCGTACGCGCTCCGAAGCACACAAGCGGCACCCCGCCGTGGACGCGATCCGTTGTCGGTCGCTCCGGCGGGGTGCCGTCGTCGTGTGCGCGGCCGTACCTCTCCCCGCGAGGGGGTTGCTGAGGTGACGTAGCCGACCGCGGGCGGCTCCTGACCGGTTCCACCCGGCCTACACCGCCCTGGCCGCTCCCTGGTCTTGGTGTTCCACCACCAGACCTCCGCGGCCTCACTTCACTGCTCTTCGAGTTCCACCTCGTCGAGCGAAGGCCCGATCTCCGGCGCCAACCGGTTGATCAGGCAATTTCCAGGTTCTCCCCAGAACCAAAAAGCACCGAGGGCGCCTTTTGCGTGCCCACCTGTCTCCAGGAGGCTTTGTCATTTTGCAGCAGCCCTGCCGGGGCTGCCAGACCTGCCGTGCTCGTGGTGTCGCCTCCGACTCCGCACTGCCGGCCGTTCTTGGCACTCCTGCCGCCTGTTCCGTACGTCCGGATTCCGTGTGCTGCCTGGCCAGTCACGCCCTCGCCAACCGCGGTTGCCGCCCTGTCGCGTCGACGCGCCGTCAGCATGGCGTGACGCAAATCACTCGTTCGGGTGCGGCTGCAGTTGCATGCCAGCGCACGTTCTCGGACGCGGTGATGCGTATGCGGTCCGCTCCGAGGGCGCACCGCGCGCTGGTCCGGCGGTCCGTCTTCGTCTTCTCGGCTGGCTCCTCGCTCCGCAGTGCTTCTGACCGCCGGTACCGGAGCGGGCGATGAACGCGGCCGAGGCGCTGCTGGAGCGGCACGGGGGACACCCGGCTTCGGCTGTCCTGGTCGTTCCCGGCCAG
Proteins encoded in this window:
- a CDS encoding recombinase family protein; protein product: MDLAYCRVSTTAQDLTRQIDAMRAAGIDEDHIYVDKRTGANMDRDGLTALLGFARPGDRINVLTLDRLGRNMRETLNLVHDLTEHDIFLRTLGDKLAVDTSDPGPGTDMAIALLAMFAQMERIYMLERAAGARAAKEARGLPTGRPAKLNATTRAGAAQRIKGGAIPEQVAADLGVSRSTLYRELRKHREGATADHVGREG
- a CDS encoding GIY-YIG nuclease family protein, yielding MFSRPSLPGPHLQRRLAALQCGSPSRLKLLATFAGGRELEAALHRLLAPRRLEGEWFDLSDDDPVELVSGLVRQINTGTLPQQAVALVSRPFKLAICGCGHRAQNHGYRSITVGGSLMTCGTDVAYSADNADWPCRCVGYDGPGGETAVPQRTTTDLPPSRYSVAERLADGSWGPDRPSTKTLRGPDEFGSGGSAAQSACPGVSSTRRVGTCVRGAVGE
- a CDS encoding HAD family hydrolase gives rise to the protein MRRVIAPSPDSPSSQAVGVDFDETLMLVDRGWMDGQVYGEPIPGAIEALRLLAAHRAVFVYTARHRRFHEAVARWVTRHSGLATRVNDDPDRAYWTERGEILVTNLKLGAACYICDKAVHFDGDWTGTLPIVTRAIGLDRADGRVPA
- a CDS encoding ParB/RepB/Spo0J family partition protein, translating into MNLADMLDGEPLDEPTQATPRPPVISVSLIAPNPDNPRGAVDLDDDDFHELVLSVQEVGIISPLTVCTTEAFLRHNPAHAAALRASTYVVVAGHRRLAAAQEAWLKEVPAYVNDSAAEDPLVWAVAENLLRVGLNPIQEAQALRVLTDPPPAGRGMAQTKAARGIGKTQGFVSQRIALLNLDPALQAKIASGELGLKAARSYVSLPREQQMAAYEAQASGYYPVMDSARAQPSEKVVAAEPVAAASVQPDPETYYPVMESEPSPVPDAPAPAPTQAAAQRAAGATKVADAAGVPEPRTAQGTNAVRDVDWHDVPAFADAIRRVLTQDQIGELAEALINNLGG
- a CDS encoding Tn3 family transposase: MRASAHEGAIRHRHLAAQTEQAWCLTLLTNAVVTWTTEYYGLAIAQMRAEGRAVDDELLAHISPAHSENVNFFGTINVEVDTELAKLDPAGYRPLRPRRRERP
- a CDS encoding ParA family protein; this encodes MAHVHVLLNQKGGVGKSTLTVNLAAVTAEVIGRKAGEKPPVLAVSVDPQGSTAWWSNRVGDELPFLFTQAHNDLGSLRKLRGIQSVKHIFVDTPGWLDLSDDDTTADPLGDGKAADILRAVLDNADSVILPIEPEALSFKPTVRTVKQIIEPRGLPYTVVINNWDPRDGEVDLKQTQEFVEKNGFPLAKTVVRHYKIHARAAAEGLVVTQYKPNRAAFEAREDFFRLALELNLSGGNR
- a CDS encoding YncE family protein; amino-acid sequence: MLLSLALAGALLATSAATANAAPGTACAVDPVPGGEATITLPASPWGHPLVSADGTTAYLGVGQGDSGNSLEVIDTQAGQITAGVQVGSDMWSGPKAFSADGKLIYLVTAGTLNVFDTTTNTVRARIPYPDQPRPAGYRPGGTVGLAISPDGSTLYLDQDQPFADFQPPVGQGRILTFSVAQNAFTDITPLPAGVVQSILLRPNGKDAYITTPQGVLHLDVSGAHPAVVRTVTSAGFNGTVSLSPDGTRLYALAAGNHELVLDLTTDTQLADIDLKTPFAVEDTAMDPDGTRLYVSVDTQNPGPTIYAYDTATNTPVPDETVSPSDLEHALGVTVGPDGQTLYVAGYNSSDNAGSYLQIINI